In Pseudomonas hamedanensis, a single window of DNA contains:
- a CDS encoding CaiB/BaiF CoA transferase family protein: MPFANKPLSGVKVIELGTLIAGPFASRICGEFGAEVIKIESPDGGDPLRKWRKLYEGTSLWWFVQARNKKSLTLNLKHPDGLAILKKLLGEADILIENFRPGVLEKLGLGWDTLHTLNPKLVMVRLSGFGQTGPMKDQPGFGAVGESMGGLRYITGFEDRPPVRTGISIGDSIAALWGVIGALMALRHREVNGGLGQVVDVALYEAIFAMMESMVPEFDVFGFIRERTGNIMPGITPSSIHTSADGKHVQIGANGDAIFKRFMLIIGREDLANDPTLTSNDGRDNRRNELYGVIDRWVNSLPLQSVLELLNQAEVPASRIFSAEDMFSDPQYLAREMFLHAKLPDGKDFKMPGIVPKLSETPGSSEWVGPQLGEHNAQVLHDLGYDEKQIARLREDGAI, encoded by the coding sequence ATGCCGTTCGCCAACAAACCGCTCAGCGGTGTGAAAGTCATTGAATTGGGTACGCTGATTGCCGGGCCGTTTGCCTCGCGCATTTGCGGCGAGTTCGGCGCTGAAGTCATCAAGATCGAGTCGCCGGACGGCGGTGATCCGCTGCGCAAGTGGCGCAAATTGTACGAAGGGACTTCGTTGTGGTGGTTTGTGCAGGCGCGCAACAAGAAGTCGCTGACGCTCAACCTCAAGCACCCCGACGGTTTGGCGATCCTGAAAAAACTGCTCGGCGAAGCCGATATCCTTATCGAGAATTTCCGCCCCGGCGTGCTGGAAAAACTCGGCCTGGGCTGGGACACCCTGCACACCCTCAATCCAAAACTGGTGATGGTGCGCCTGTCCGGGTTCGGCCAGACCGGCCCGATGAAAGATCAGCCAGGTTTCGGCGCGGTCGGTGAGTCCATGGGCGGCCTGCGTTATATCACCGGCTTCGAGGACCGACCGCCGGTGCGCACCGGGATCTCCATCGGCGATTCGATCGCCGCCCTGTGGGGCGTGATTGGCGCATTGATGGCCCTGCGGCACCGCGAGGTCAACGGCGGGCTTGGCCAAGTGGTCGACGTGGCCTTGTATGAAGCCATTTTCGCCATGATGGAAAGCATGGTGCCGGAGTTCGATGTGTTCGGTTTCATCCGCGAGCGCACCGGCAACATCATGCCCGGCATCACGCCCTCCTCGATCCACACCAGCGCCGACGGCAAACACGTGCAGATTGGCGCCAACGGCGATGCGATCTTCAAGCGCTTCATGCTGATCATCGGCCGCGAAGACCTCGCCAATGACCCGACGCTGACCAGCAATGACGGGCGCGACAATCGCCGCAACGAGTTGTACGGCGTGATCGATCGTTGGGTCAATTCGTTGCCGCTGCAAAGCGTGCTCGAGCTGCTCAATCAGGCCGAGGTGCCGGCCAGCCGGATCTTCAGCGCCGAGGATATGTTCAGCGATCCTCAGTACCTGGCCCGGGAAATGTTCCTGCACGCCAAGCTGCCCGACGGAAAGGACTTCAAGATGCCGGGCATCGTGCCGAAACTCTCTGAAACACCAGGCAGTTCCGAATGGGTCGGACCGCAGCTGGGTGAACACAATGCGCAGGTACTGCACGACCTTGGCTACGACGAAAAACAGATCGCCCGGTTGCGCGAAGATGGCGCCATTTGA
- a CDS encoding DUF3509 domain-containing protein encodes MESISLLLGEALSPYHVTLTPRGSHGECLVTLKNSNGAIVVEREFNQAQLSDKRLLTDVVDGLHRDVMIAEGRLEPCVIAALRNAALDKRALL; translated from the coding sequence ATGGAAAGTATCAGTCTATTGCTCGGTGAGGCTCTGAGCCCGTATCACGTGACGTTGACCCCTCGCGGCAGCCATGGCGAATGCCTGGTCACCCTGAAGAACAGCAACGGCGCGATTGTCGTTGAGCGCGAATTCAATCAGGCCCAGTTAAGCGACAAACGCTTGCTGACGGATGTCGTCGATGGCTTGCACCGTGACGTGATGATTGCCGAAGGACGGCTGGAACCCTGCGTCATTGCAGCGTTACGCAATGCAGCGCTGGACAAGCGTGCGCTGCTCTGA
- a CDS encoding BRO-N domain-containing protein, which produces MSTQIQNPPSTHFTPTVFTRHNRFLHAFMQDHQAWFCVQDLGRLMGYPLNERLTLKLDPDQRRKVLLRRDGEILDCAVVSESGLFALLVHHFVPENRHLRQWLSHEVIPTMREIHSSPQENHPCLSSMHWAGVTVPLLHWQQQAWVKWRDVPELMHGQRPYPVQGSCR; this is translated from the coding sequence ATGTCTACGCAAATCCAGAATCCGCCGTCCACGCACTTCACCCCCACCGTCTTCACCCGCCACAACCGCTTCCTCCACGCGTTCATGCAAGACCACCAAGCCTGGTTCTGTGTCCAGGATCTCGGACGTCTGATGGGTTATCCGCTGAACGAACGCCTCACGCTGAAACTCGATCCCGACCAGCGTCGCAAAGTCCTCCTGCGCCGGGACGGCGAAATCCTCGATTGCGCAGTGGTCAGCGAGTCCGGACTGTTCGCCCTCCTCGTCCATCACTTCGTCCCGGAAAACCGTCACCTGCGCCAATGGCTGAGCCATGAGGTCATTCCGACGATGCGCGAAATCCATTCAAGCCCACAGGAAAACCACCCGTGCCTGAGTTCGATGCATTGGGCGGGCGTTACCGTGCCGTTGTTGCACTGGCAACAGCAGGCATGGGTCAAATGGCGTGATGTGCCGGAGTTGATGCACGGCCAGCGGCCGTATCCGGTTCAGGGAAGTTGTCGCTAA
- a CDS encoding ComF family protein produces MKVCLRQINGPWDQGWVLDKHMVSSTFLGNDDRGHPCFDNQRTEIGEATYQLKYQKDWTQVGPLAQAVATNVFPKLEQVGFVVPMPASNVRQRQPVNEVALALGRMIGRPVFSDLLRKAATGKSLKDLHSKADKVAAIGNSFSVNDEIATDGRWNVLVVDDLFDSGASMDAACAVLRKYPKVGKIYVAALTWK; encoded by the coding sequence ATGAAGGTTTGCCTCAGACAGATCAACGGCCCCTGGGATCAGGGCTGGGTGCTGGACAAACACATGGTAAGTAGTACCTTTCTCGGCAACGATGATCGCGGGCATCCATGCTTCGATAATCAGCGTACTGAAATAGGCGAGGCGACTTACCAGCTCAAATACCAAAAGGATTGGACTCAGGTCGGCCCGCTCGCTCAAGCCGTAGCGACAAATGTGTTTCCAAAACTGGAGCAGGTAGGGTTTGTAGTGCCAATGCCAGCTTCAAATGTTCGCCAGCGACAACCGGTAAATGAGGTTGCATTGGCGTTGGGGCGAATGATCGGGCGGCCGGTTTTCTCGGATTTGCTTCGCAAGGCGGCTACGGGAAAATCGCTCAAGGACCTGCATTCCAAAGCAGACAAGGTTGCCGCGATTGGGAACAGTTTTAGCGTTAATGATGAAATCGCTACTGATGGGCGCTGGAATGTTTTGGTAGTAGATGATCTTTTTGATAGTGGGGCGTCGATGGACGCGGCCTGCGCCGTTTTACGTAAATACCCGAAGGTCGGTAAGATTTACGTAGCAGCGCTAACTTGGAAATGA
- a CDS encoding NADH:flavin oxidoreductase/NADH oxidase: MSLLLEPFTLRQLTLPNRIAVSPMCQYSSVDGLANDWHLVHLGSRAVGGAGLVFTEATAVTADGRITAEDLGLWNDEQIAPLQRITRFITAQGAVAGIQLAHAGRKASTHRPWIGKHGSVKPEDGGWTPVGPSPIAFDPQHTQPKQLDEQQIAEVIQAFVDAARRALTAGFSVVEVHAAHGYLLHQFLSPLSNQRRDQYGGSFENRIRLVLQVTEAVRTVWPEELPVFVRVSATDWVEDGWNPDETVELARRLHTLGADLIDVSSGGTAANAEIPVGPGYQTRFAERVRKESGIATGTVGMITEPAQAEHILRTCQADIIFLARELLRDPYWPLHADDDLGGRKAVWPAQYQRATHRDQPIHESDLRD; encoded by the coding sequence ATGAGTCTGCTGCTTGAACCCTTTACCCTTCGCCAACTGACTTTGCCCAACCGCATTGCCGTTTCGCCGATGTGCCAGTATTCCAGCGTCGATGGCCTGGCCAACGACTGGCACCTGGTGCATCTCGGCAGCCGTGCGGTGGGCGGCGCCGGTCTGGTTTTCACTGAAGCCACAGCGGTCACGGCCGACGGGCGGATCACCGCCGAAGATCTCGGTCTGTGGAACGACGAACAGATCGCGCCGCTGCAACGCATCACCCGTTTCATTACCGCACAAGGCGCGGTGGCCGGCATTCAACTGGCCCACGCCGGACGCAAGGCCAGCACCCACCGGCCGTGGATCGGCAAACATGGCAGCGTCAAACCCGAGGATGGCGGCTGGACACCGGTCGGGCCGTCGCCGATTGCCTTCGATCCCCAGCACACCCAACCGAAACAGCTCGATGAGCAGCAGATCGCCGAAGTGATTCAGGCCTTCGTCGACGCTGCCAGGCGCGCGTTGACAGCAGGTTTCAGTGTGGTCGAGGTGCACGCAGCGCACGGCTATCTGCTGCATCAGTTTCTTTCACCGCTGAGCAATCAACGTCGCGATCAGTACGGCGGTTCGTTCGAAAACCGAATCCGTCTGGTGCTGCAAGTCACCGAAGCGGTGCGGACGGTGTGGCCGGAAGAGTTGCCGGTGTTTGTCCGCGTCTCGGCGACTGACTGGGTCGAGGATGGCTGGAACCCGGATGAAACCGTGGAGCTGGCGCGACGTCTGCACACGCTGGGGGCCGATCTGATTGACGTGTCGTCGGGCGGTACCGCGGCCAATGCCGAGATTCCGGTCGGGCCGGGTTATCAAACGCGCTTCGCCGAACGGGTGCGCAAAGAGTCAGGCATCGCCACTGGCACCGTAGGCATGATTACCGAGCCCGCACAGGCCGAGCACATCCTGCGTACCTGTCAGGCTGATATCATTTTCCTCGCGCGGGAATTGCTGCGTGATCCGTACTGGCCGTTGCATGCAGACGATGATCTGGGAGGACGTAAAGCAGTGTGGCCGGCGCAGTATCAGCGGGCGACCCATCGGGATCAGCCGATTCATGAGTCGGATCTACGTGATTGA
- a CDS encoding glucan biosynthesis protein D encodes MHRRNLLKASMAIAAYTGLSATGLLATRAWAANGGAADGEAQAFDFESLKRQAKQLAGSAYQDTKQVLPPTLATMTPQNFNAIRYDGEHSLWKENKGQLDVQFFHVGMGFRQPVRMYSVDPKTRMAREVHFRPALFNYENTSVDTQQLKGDLGFAGFKLFKAPELDRHDVVSFLGASYFRAVDATGQYGLSARGLAIDTYAKKREEFPDFTKFWFETPDKNATRFVVYALLDSPSATGAYRFDIDCQAERVVMEIDAHINARTAIEQLGISPMTSMFSCGTHERRMCDTIHPQIHDSDRLAMWRGNGEWICRPLNNPAKLQFNAFADKDPKGFGLVQTDHEFANYQDTVDWYSKRPSLWVEPTTAWGEGSIDLLEIPTTGETLDNIVAFWTPTKPVAAGDSLNYGYKLYWSALPPVSTPLARVHATRSGMGGFTEGWAPGEHYPKVWARRFAVDFTGGGLERLPQGTGIEPVVTCSNGKVQDFSVLVLDDIKGYRILFDWYPTNDSVEPVELRLFIRTNDRTLSETWLYQYFPPAPEKRKYP; translated from the coding sequence ATGCATCGCAGGAATTTGCTCAAAGCGTCCATGGCCATCGCGGCTTACACCGGTCTGTCGGCCACTGGCCTGCTGGCTACGCGCGCCTGGGCTGCGAATGGTGGCGCCGCCGATGGGGAGGCCCAGGCCTTCGATTTCGAATCGTTGAAGCGGCAGGCAAAGCAGCTCGCCGGCAGCGCCTATCAGGATACGAAGCAGGTCTTGCCGCCAACCCTGGCGACCATGACGCCGCAAAACTTCAACGCGATCCGCTATGACGGCGAGCATTCCCTGTGGAAGGAGAACAAAGGTCAGCTGGACGTGCAGTTCTTCCACGTCGGCATGGGTTTCCGCCAGCCGGTGCGCATGTACAGCGTCGATCCGAAGACCCGCATGGCGCGCGAAGTACATTTTCGCCCTGCCCTGTTCAACTACGAAAACACCTCGGTCGACACCCAGCAGCTCAAGGGTGACCTGGGGTTCGCCGGCTTCAAACTGTTCAAGGCGCCGGAACTGGACCGTCATGACGTGGTGTCGTTTCTCGGCGCCAGCTATTTCCGTGCCGTCGATGCCACTGGCCAATATGGCCTGTCGGCGCGTGGTCTGGCGATTGACACTTACGCGAAGAAGCGCGAAGAGTTTCCCGACTTCACCAAGTTCTGGTTCGAGACCCCGGACAAGAACGCCACACGCTTCGTAGTCTACGCCCTGCTCGACTCGCCAAGCGCCACTGGCGCCTATCGCTTCGACATCGATTGCCAGGCCGAGCGCGTGGTCATGGAAATCGACGCGCACATCAACGCGCGCACTGCCATTGAACAGTTGGGCATTTCGCCAATGACCAGCATGTTCAGCTGCGGCACCCACGAACGCCGCATGTGCGACACCATCCACCCGCAAATCCACGATTCGGATCGCCTGGCGATGTGGCGCGGCAACGGCGAGTGGATCTGCCGACCGCTGAATAACCCGGCGAAGCTGCAATTCAACGCGTTCGCCGACAAGGACCCGAAAGGTTTCGGCCTGGTGCAGACCGACCACGAGTTCGCCAACTATCAGGACACCGTCGACTGGTACAGCAAGCGCCCGAGCCTGTGGGTAGAACCTACAACCGCATGGGGCGAAGGCTCTATCGATTTGCTGGAAATTCCTACGACGGGCGAGACGCTGGATAACATCGTCGCGTTCTGGACGCCGACGAAGCCAGTGGCTGCTGGTGATTCGCTGAATTACGGCTACAAGCTGTACTGGAGCGCGCTGCCACCGGTCAGCACACCGTTGGCGCGGGTGCATGCGACGCGCTCGGGCATGGGCGGCTTCACCGAAGGCTGGGCACCGGGCGAGCACTATCCGAAGGTGTGGGCGCGGCGCTTTGCCGTGGACTTCACCGGTGGCGGCCTGGAGCGCCTGCCGCAGGGCACCGGGATCGAACCGGTGGTTACCTGTTCCAACGGCAAGGTGCAGGACTTCAGCGTGTTGGTGCTGGACGACATCAAGGGTTACCGGATCCTGTTCGACTGGTATCCGACCAATGACAGCGTCGAGCCGGTGGAGCTGCGCTTGTTCATCCGTACCAATGACCGCACGTTGAGCGAGACGTGGTTGTACCAGTATTTCCCGCCGGCGCCGGAGAAGCGCAAATACCCTTGA
- a CDS encoding TIGR02285 family protein — protein MAPFELSPLQTSGNNRARHGWTWRLFGLMFLLTVSAGAQAKPTLIWLLRDLPPMTILEGPKQGQGVIDQLIPLLIAGMPQYEHSLMRVNRARGLQMLHENPFACDPALLWSRARAQWIAYSIPAVRAVSNGLVVRQQDRNMLKPYLVAGEVNLSDLLAGGERKVGVVAGRSYGEFLDSVLDNAPGSALTVHYADDALSNLLSMQRMGRLHLVMGYWPEIRYQAKQAQITEDELAFYSIQGTEKYLSSYVGCSDTKLGRQAIKEINRLLRALPREPLDQRYAAWLDPERQIDYLEHARAFFKDQAAR, from the coding sequence ATGGCGCCATTTGAGCTGAGCCCCCTCCAGACATCCGGCAACAACCGAGCCCGTCACGGGTGGACATGGCGGCTGTTCGGCCTGATGTTTCTGCTCACCGTGTCGGCCGGAGCGCAGGCGAAACCGACCTTGATCTGGCTGCTGCGCGACTTGCCGCCGATGACGATACTGGAGGGTCCGAAACAGGGCCAGGGCGTGATCGATCAACTGATACCGCTGTTGATCGCCGGCATGCCGCAATATGAACATTCACTGATGCGAGTCAACCGCGCGCGTGGCCTGCAAATGCTCCATGAAAACCCCTTTGCCTGCGATCCGGCGCTGCTGTGGAGCCGCGCGCGCGCGCAATGGATTGCCTATTCGATCCCGGCCGTTCGCGCCGTAAGCAATGGACTGGTGGTTCGTCAGCAGGATCGAAACATGCTCAAGCCCTATCTGGTAGCGGGCGAGGTCAACCTGTCCGACCTGTTGGCGGGTGGCGAGCGAAAAGTCGGCGTAGTCGCCGGGCGCAGCTATGGTGAATTTCTCGACAGCGTCCTCGACAACGCCCCGGGCAGCGCGCTGACCGTCCATTACGCTGACGATGCGCTGAGCAATCTGCTGTCCATGCAGCGTATGGGTCGACTGCATCTGGTGATGGGCTATTGGCCGGAAATCCGCTATCAGGCGAAACAGGCGCAGATTACCGAGGATGAGCTGGCGTTTTACTCGATCCAGGGCACCGAGAAATATCTCTCCAGCTACGTCGGCTGTTCCGATACAAAGCTGGGACGGCAGGCCATCAAGGAGATCAACCGGTTGCTCCGCGCCCTGCCCCGCGAGCCGCTGGACCAGCGCTACGCCGCGTGGCTGGACCCTGAGCGCCAAATCGATTATCTGGAACACGCCCGGGCATTTTTCAAGGATCAGGCTGCCCGATGA
- a CDS encoding tellurite resistance TerB family protein encodes MNTRGLLDQLLKSGQEMLQNKAGGAQNKSASGGLGGLLGGASGSGGLGGLLSGAGGGALAAGAMGLLLGNKKVRKVGGKVAIYGGLAALGVLAYKAYGNYNAQKGSAPQREPQTLDRLPPAQVEQHSQAILKALVAAAKADGHIDERERELIEGEFTKLDNDQELQHWLHAELNKPLDPTDVARAASTPEMAAEMYIASVMLVDEENFMEKSYLDELARQLKLEPGLKVELERQVRLAAV; translated from the coding sequence ATGAACACCCGTGGATTGCTCGATCAACTGCTCAAGTCCGGGCAGGAAATGCTGCAGAACAAGGCCGGCGGCGCTCAGAACAAATCGGCCAGTGGTGGCTTGGGCGGCTTGCTGGGCGGCGCCTCTGGTAGTGGCGGCCTTGGCGGCCTGCTCTCCGGCGCGGGCGGTGGTGCATTGGCCGCAGGCGCGATGGGCCTGCTGCTCGGCAATAAAAAGGTGCGCAAGGTCGGCGGCAAAGTCGCGATCTACGGCGGCCTCGCCGCGCTGGGCGTTCTGGCCTACAAGGCCTACGGCAACTACAACGCGCAAAAAGGCAGCGCCCCCCAACGGGAACCGCAAACCCTCGACCGTCTGCCTCCGGCACAGGTCGAGCAGCACAGCCAAGCCATTCTCAAAGCTCTGGTCGCAGCCGCCAAAGCCGACGGCCACATCGATGAGCGTGAGCGCGAACTGATCGAAGGCGAGTTCACAAAACTCGATAACGATCAGGAACTGCAACACTGGCTCCATGCCGAACTCAACAAACCCCTCGACCCTACCGACGTTGCCCGCGCGGCGAGCACGCCGGAAATGGCGGCGGAAATGTACATCGCCAGTGTGATGCTGGTGGACGAGGAGAATTTCATGGAGAAGAGCTATCTGGACGAACTGGCGCGGCAGTTGAAATTGGAGCCGGGGTTGAAGGTGGAGTTGGAGAGGCAGGTGCGGTTGGCGGCGGTTTAA
- the recJ gene encoding single-stranded-DNA-specific exonuclease RecJ has protein sequence MRIEPRQLPATLPFLGDLPPLLTRLYAARGVQSEAELDKRLARLIPFQQLKGIDAAVDLLVTALEQRQRILIVGDFDADGATASTVGVLGLRLLGAAHVDYLVPNRFEYGYGLTPEIVDVALTREPQLLITVDNGISSVEGVAAAKRAGLKVLITDHHLPGDELPQADALVNPNQPGCEFPSKALAGVGVIFYVLMALRARLRSLGWYESKPQPNIGELLDLVALGSVADVVPLDANNRILVHQGLERIRAGRARPGIKAILEVAKRDAARITSTDLGFIVGPRLNAAGRLDDMSLGIECLLTADAHLAREMAAQLDGMNQDRKSIEQGMQREALAQLKDLPVESMPFGLCLFDPEWHQGVIGILASRMKERYFRPTIAFADAGDGLLKGSGRSVQGFHIRDALSVVAAQHPTLIAKYGGHAMAAGLTLRQENFPLFAEAFDAEVRRQLREEDLTGRMLTDGTLAVEEFHLELARALRHAGPWGQHFPEPVFHGVFQLVEQRVVGERHLKVVLKSECGSVKLDGIAFGIDRDIWPNPTIQWVELAYKLDVNEFRGNETVQLMIAHIEPR, from the coding sequence ATGCGTATCGAACCTCGTCAACTGCCTGCCACGCTGCCCTTCCTGGGCGATCTGCCGCCACTGCTGACTCGCCTGTACGCGGCGCGGGGCGTGCAATCAGAGGCAGAGCTGGACAAGCGTCTGGCGCGGTTGATTCCGTTTCAACAGCTCAAGGGCATCGATGCGGCGGTGGACCTGCTGGTGACCGCGCTGGAACAGCGTCAGCGCATTCTTATCGTCGGTGACTTCGATGCAGACGGCGCCACCGCCAGCACCGTCGGTGTGCTTGGCTTGCGCCTGCTGGGCGCAGCCCACGTCGATTATCTGGTGCCCAACCGCTTCGAATACGGTTATGGCCTGACGCCGGAAATCGTCGACGTCGCGTTGACCCGCGAACCGCAATTGCTGATTACCGTGGATAACGGCATTTCAAGTGTCGAAGGCGTCGCAGCGGCCAAGCGTGCGGGTTTGAAAGTCCTGATTACTGACCACCATTTGCCCGGCGATGAGCTGCCGCAGGCCGATGCGCTGGTCAATCCGAACCAGCCCGGTTGCGAATTCCCGAGCAAGGCACTGGCCGGCGTCGGGGTGATTTTCTATGTCTTGATGGCGCTGCGCGCGCGCCTGCGCAGCCTCGGCTGGTACGAAAGCAAGCCCCAACCGAACATTGGCGAACTGCTTGATCTTGTGGCCCTGGGCAGCGTTGCCGACGTGGTGCCGCTGGATGCCAACAACCGCATCCTCGTTCACCAGGGTCTGGAGCGGATTCGCGCCGGGCGCGCGCGGCCGGGGATCAAGGCGATTCTGGAAGTGGCCAAGCGTGATGCTGCGCGCATCACGTCCACCGATCTGGGCTTTATCGTCGGTCCGCGTCTGAACGCCGCCGGGCGCCTGGACGACATGAGCCTGGGCATCGAATGCCTGCTCACGGCTGACGCCCATCTGGCCCGGGAAATGGCCGCGCAACTGGACGGCATGAACCAGGATCGCAAATCCATCGAGCAGGGCATGCAGCGCGAGGCACTGGCACAGCTCAAGGACTTGCCGGTCGAATCGATGCCGTTTGGTCTGTGTTTATTCGATCCTGAATGGCATCAGGGGGTGATCGGTATTCTCGCTTCGCGCATGAAAGAACGGTATTTCCGCCCGACCATCGCCTTCGCCGATGCCGGCGATGGGCTGCTCAAGGGCTCGGGACGTTCGGTGCAAGGCTTCCACATTCGCGATGCCTTGAGCGTAGTGGCCGCACAACACCCGACGCTGATCGCCAAGTACGGCGGCCATGCGATGGCGGCCGGTCTGACCCTGCGCCAGGAGAATTTTCCGCTGTTCGCCGAAGCATTCGACGCCGAAGTGCGTCGACAACTTCGCGAGGAAGACCTTACCGGACGAATGCTCACCGATGGCACTCTGGCGGTTGAAGAGTTCCACCTGGAACTGGCGCGCGCTTTACGTCACGCCGGGCCGTGGGGGCAGCATTTCCCCGAGCCGGTGTTTCACGGCGTGTTTCAGTTGGTCGAGCAGCGCGTCGTTGGCGAGCGGCATCTGAAAGTGGTGCTGAAAAGCGAATGCGGCTCGGTGAAACTCGACGGCATCGCCTTCGGGATTGATCGCGATATCTGGCCGAATCCGACGATTCAGTGGGTTGAGCTGGCCTACAAGCTCGACGTAAACGAGTTTCGCGGCAACGAGACCGTGCAGTTGATGATTGCCCATATCGAACCGCGTTAA
- a CDS encoding YaeQ family protein, translated as MAQPSTTYKFELNLTDLDRSVYESVKQTIARHPSETEERMTVRLLAYALWYNEQLSFGRGLSDVDEPALWEKSLDDRVLHWIEVGQPDADRLTWCSRRTERTSLLAYGSLRVWETKVIPAIKNLKNVNIAAVPQEVLETLAKDMPRVIKWDVMISEGTIFVTDDRGQHEVQLQWLQGERG; from the coding sequence ATGGCCCAGCCGTCCACCACCTACAAATTTGAACTGAACCTCACCGACCTCGACCGCAGCGTCTACGAGAGCGTCAAGCAGACCATCGCCCGTCACCCTTCGGAGACCGAAGAGCGCATGACCGTGCGGCTGCTGGCCTACGCTCTCTGGTACAACGAGCAGTTGTCGTTCGGCCGTGGTCTGTCAGACGTGGATGAACCTGCGCTGTGGGAAAAGAGTCTGGACGACCGCGTCCTGCACTGGATCGAAGTCGGCCAGCCAGACGCCGATCGCCTGACCTGGTGCTCGCGCCGCACCGAGCGCACCAGTCTGCTGGCCTACGGCAGCCTGCGCGTCTGGGAAACCAAGGTGATCCCGGCGATCAAGAACCTGAAAAACGTCAACATCGCCGCGGTCCCGCAGGAAGTGCTGGAGACCCTCGCCAAGGACATGCCCCGCGTGATCAAGTGGGACGTGATGATCAGCGAAGGGACGATCTTCGTCACCGACGACCGCGGTCAGCACGAAGTCCAGTTGCAATGGCTGCAAGGCGAGCGCGGCTGA
- a CDS encoding response regulator produces the protein MRSLKVLIFEPNPFQLMALHQMLNAVGIYDVLTAPSLASAMCSLGHRGAVDIAICDPQLKGGEGLALIRHLAVEQEARALILLGSVAASLLSDLEPLLYEHRLRLLGRLQTPVSAVLMRGLLDNYLLTPLQPVGA, from the coding sequence ATGCGCTCGCTTAAAGTCCTGATATTCGAACCTAACCCGTTCCAGCTGATGGCATTGCACCAAATGCTCAATGCCGTTGGCATTTATGACGTACTGACGGCGCCGTCGCTGGCCTCGGCCATGTGTTCGCTGGGGCATCGCGGTGCGGTGGACATCGCCATTTGTGATCCGCAGCTCAAGGGCGGCGAGGGCCTGGCCCTGATCCGGCATCTGGCGGTCGAGCAGGAGGCGCGTGCCCTGATCCTGCTGGGCTCGGTCGCCGCGAGCCTGCTGAGCGATCTCGAACCCTTGTTGTACGAGCATCGCCTGCGCCTGCTTGGGCGCCTGCAAACGCCGGTCTCGGCGGTATTGATGCGAGGCCTGCTGGACAACTACCTGTTGACCCCGTTGCAGCCTGTCGGGGCTTGA